The following are encoded together in the Flavobacterium sp. TR2 genome:
- a CDS encoding sensor histidine kinase translates to MIFNSNKPYSLPIRYHVYFWLTYFVFNTFRWGSYFNDYVYSLKTTLLGFPIHMALCYLNILVLMPHLVYKKKYFLYIVSVLSAIFVMVVLKFNLTYLLITHNVWPEGPQTINTLTLNYTIDMMMGELYVMTFVTAIKITLDFLKEQRRVTDLEKSQLETELLFLKSQISPHFFFNTLNNIYSLSVEKSNKTPKIVLKLSELMRYMLYETKGKKQTLENEIMCIQNYLDLERIRNGERLEVDMSISGDIHDKEISPVLLLTFVENAFKHGVNKNTGNVLIDIRFKVKGDYLHFTISNPMPEFTVHKDNFNKASGIGIENVKKRLELGYNKNDYKLSFKNKKNIFVVKLVIKVT, encoded by the coding sequence ATGATTTTCAACTCCAACAAACCTTATAGTTTACCTATACGCTATCATGTTTACTTTTGGCTGACGTATTTTGTGTTTAATACATTTCGATGGGGAAGCTATTTTAACGATTATGTTTATTCTTTAAAAACCACCCTACTTGGGTTCCCAATTCATATGGCATTATGCTATCTGAATATTTTGGTTTTGATGCCGCATTTGGTTTACAAGAAAAAATACTTCCTATATATAGTAAGCGTATTGTCGGCAATTTTTGTGATGGTTGTCTTAAAGTTTAACCTCACGTACTTGCTCATTACGCACAACGTATGGCCTGAAGGTCCGCAAACGATCAACACCCTAACCCTAAATTATACCATAGATATGATGATGGGAGAATTGTATGTCATGACGTTTGTAACTGCAATTAAAATAACATTGGATTTTTTAAAAGAGCAAAGACGTGTAACCGATCTGGAAAAATCACAGCTAGAAACCGAATTATTGTTTTTGAAGTCGCAGATTTCTCCGCACTTTTTCTTCAATACTTTAAATAACATCTATTCTCTTTCGGTAGAAAAATCAAATAAAACGCCTAAAATCGTTTTGAAGCTTTCTGAACTGATGCGCTATATGCTTTATGAAACAAAGGGCAAAAAGCAGACTTTGGAAAACGAGATCATGTGCATTCAGAATTATCTGGATTTGGAAAGAATAAGAAACGGCGAGCGTCTGGAAGTTGATATGTCTATTTCTGGCGATATACACGACAAAGAAATTTCACCCGTTTTACTTTTGACTTTCGTCGAAAATGCCTTCAAACACGGTGTAAACAAAAACACAGGAAATGTTCTCATTGATATCAGGTTTAAAGTAAAAGGCGACTATTTACATTTCACGATTTCAAACCCTATGCCCGAATTTACCGTACATAAAGATAATTTTAACAAGGCAAGTGGCATAGGTATCGAAAATGTAAAAAAAAGACTGGAATTAGGATATAATAAAAATGACTATAAGCTTTCATTTAAAAATAAAAAGAATATTTTTGTCGTTAAACTAGTTATAAAAGTCACATAG
- a CDS encoding LytR/AlgR family response regulator transcription factor, which translates to MKIKCLIIDDEPLAINVIKSYIEQIEDLELVNTFSNSIEGLNFLKNNAIDVIFLDINMPVLDGINFIKSLENPPLLIITSAYDQFAIETYELDVLDYLVKPIEFPRLMKAVNKINKRLNNTTKLPQENSKENPFIFVKIDKKKMKKIFLNEILVIESLKDYLKISTTSGKFIIHSTLSDFTSLLPERDFIRIHRSYTIAIDKIDAVEGNSIEIEGLRYVIGRSYIDEVKQKILNSSI; encoded by the coding sequence ATGAAAATAAAGTGTTTAATTATCGATGATGAGCCATTGGCAATAAACGTTATTAAAAGTTATATTGAACAGATTGAAGATTTAGAACTGGTAAACACCTTTAGTAATTCTATTGAAGGATTAAATTTCTTAAAAAACAATGCCATTGATGTAATTTTTCTGGACATAAATATGCCTGTTTTAGACGGTATAAATTTTATTAAAAGTTTAGAAAATCCTCCTTTGCTTATTATTACAAGTGCATACGACCAATTTGCAATTGAAACCTACGAGCTTGATGTCTTGGACTATCTGGTAAAGCCAATTGAATTTCCGCGTTTGATGAAAGCTGTCAACAAAATCAACAAACGACTCAATAATACAACCAAACTCCCGCAGGAAAACAGCAAAGAAAACCCTTTTATCTTCGTTAAAATCGATAAGAAAAAAATGAAGAAGATTTTCCTGAACGAAATATTAGTCATCGAAAGTTTAAAAGATTATCTAAAAATAAGCACTACTTCCGGTAAATTTATCATCCACAGCACTTTATCTGATTTTACAAGCTTGCTTCCTGAAAGAGATTTTATAAGAATACACCGATCCTACACGATCGCTATTGACAAAATTGACGCAGTAGAAGGAAATAGCATTGAAATTGAAGGACTTAGATACGTTATTGGAAGATCTTACATCGACGAAGTAAAACAGAAAATCTTGAATTCTTCTATTTAG